The following are from one region of the Streptomyces fradiae genome:
- a CDS encoding ATP-binding cassette domain-containing protein translates to MLQAIGLTSTPRPGRPAVVDDLTFEARPGTVTALLGPAGAGKTTALRLMLQLEPGRGVTYFRGRPLHRVAHPAREVGVLLGDVPGHPSRTLRSQLRMLCAAAGVPGSRAEDMLGAVGLTGLHDQRVGTLSLGMDRRLGLASALLGDPHTLLLDEPAAGLSVRESAWLYELLRAHADEGGTVLYTTADPKDAARNADRVVTLDGGRLAADQDAAEFARTRLRPRVAVRTPHAARLAALLTQESRSARRPVEVVTEGGNRLSVYGSDCATVGESAFRNGVLLHRLADETGDTRETRTAPHPPHPPEPAAAAPAEPVPGEPAPTGTEPAPRAYRKHRAPHRSPLRPLRYEIRRLLGVPSTPLVAAGVLLVSVTLAVLLARSGRTPLPAVLAGWPGISPLPPAALGAGLLGAFSFGEEYRYPALTTGRGAVPRRLGLLLAKLAVAAGVGAVLAVLAVVADLEAVRFVYGGELIPVPHNWPTLCANWFGLVIGCAWAGLLGAGVFRAAAAGVAAVLAVPVVFAPPLQRMLAGAPRRSVAGLPARIREFASVEWSSAADRWVMGALRVVGQPVGVALTLTLTVLLCAYVLTGRHGRARW, encoded by the coding sequence ATGCTCCAGGCCATCGGACTCACCAGCACCCCCCGCCCGGGCCGCCCGGCCGTCGTGGACGACCTCACCTTCGAGGCCCGGCCGGGCACCGTCACCGCCCTGCTCGGACCGGCCGGCGCGGGCAAGACCACGGCCCTGCGCCTCATGCTCCAGCTCGAACCGGGCCGTGGCGTCACCTACTTCCGGGGCCGCCCGCTGCACCGCGTCGCCCACCCCGCCCGCGAGGTCGGAGTCCTGCTCGGCGACGTGCCCGGCCATCCCTCCCGCACCCTGCGCAGTCAGCTGCGCATGCTGTGCGCCGCCGCCGGGGTGCCCGGTTCGCGCGCGGAGGACATGCTCGGGGCCGTCGGCCTCACCGGCCTGCACGACCAGCGCGTCGGCACCCTCTCGCTCGGCATGGACCGCCGACTGGGCCTGGCCTCCGCCCTGTTGGGCGACCCGCACACCCTGCTCCTCGACGAGCCCGCCGCCGGACTCTCCGTACGGGAGAGCGCCTGGCTGTACGAACTCCTGCGCGCCCACGCCGACGAGGGCGGCACCGTGCTCTACACCACGGCCGACCCCAAGGACGCGGCCCGCAACGCCGACCGGGTCGTCACCCTCGACGGCGGGCGGCTCGCCGCCGACCAGGACGCCGCCGAGTTCGCCCGCACCCGCCTGCGCCCCCGGGTCGCCGTGCGCACCCCGCACGCCGCGCGGCTCGCCGCCCTCCTCACCCAGGAGTCGCGGTCCGCCCGGCGGCCGGTGGAGGTGGTGACCGAGGGCGGCAACCGGCTCTCCGTCTACGGCAGCGACTGCGCGACCGTCGGCGAGAGCGCCTTCCGCAACGGCGTCCTGCTCCACCGGCTCGCCGACGAGACCGGCGACACCCGAGAGACCCGCACCGCCCCTCACCCCCCGCACCCCCCGGAGCCCGCCGCGGCCGCGCCGGCGGAGCCCGTACCCGGGGAGCCCGCACCTACCGGCACCGAGCCCGCGCCCCGCGCGTACCGCAAACATCGCGCGCCCCATCGCTCCCCCCTGCGCCCCCTGCGCTACGAGATCCGCCGGCTGCTCGGCGTGCCCTCGACGCCGCTCGTCGCGGCCGGTGTTCTGCTGGTGTCCGTCACCCTCGCCGTACTGCTCGCGCGCAGTGGGCGCACGCCGCTGCCCGCCGTTCTGGCGGGCTGGCCGGGGATCTCGCCGCTGCCGCCCGCCGCGCTGGGGGCCGGGCTGCTCGGTGCCTTCTCCTTCGGCGAGGAGTACCGCTATCCGGCGCTCACCACCGGGCGCGGCGCGGTGCCGCGCCGGCTCGGGCTGCTGCTCGCCAAGCTGGCGGTCGCGGCGGGCGTCGGGGCGGTCCTCGCGGTGCTGGCCGTCGTGGCCGATCTGGAGGCCGTGCGGTTCGTCTACGGCGGTGAGTTGATCCCCGTACCGCACAACTGGCCCACCCTGTGTGCGAATTGGTTCGGCCTGGTGATCGGCTGTGCCTGGGCCGGGCTGCTCGGCGCCGGGGTGTTCCGGGCCGCGGCCGCCGGTGTGGCGGCGGTGCTCGCCGTGCCCGTGGTCTTCGCGCCGCCGCTGCAGCGGATGCTCGCGGGCGCGCCCCGCCGCTCGGTCGCCGGACTCCCGGCCCGGATCCGCGAGTTCGCCAGCGTGGAGTGGTCCTCGGCCGCCGACCGCTGGGTGATGGGGGCGCTGCGGGTGGTCGGGCAGCCCGTCGGGGTGGCTCTCACCCTGACGTTGACGGTCCTGCTGTGCGCCTATGTGCTCACGGGCCGTCACGGCAGGGCGCGTTGGTGA
- a CDS encoding FadR/GntR family transcriptional regulator, giving the protein MLFTKDLKGHGSHADKGCVTTLAHTMMTSARPVESGLGAPGDLDRYPYAEAPGADRVGPPVWEATEELGRVGRRAAGSRGRGLHGQLVQQLGQMIVSGDLGADRPLVPEEIGQRFEVSRTVVRESLRVLEAKGLVSARPNVGTRVRPVSDWNLLDPDIIEWRAFGPQRDDQRRELNQLRWTIEPLAARLAAGHGREDIQQRLADMVEIMSHAYAQGDGITFSRADAEFHALLIQLAGNRMLEHLSGIVGAALQVSGAPATGCDRPSESCLAHHARIVDALAAGDANGAEAAMRQLLTVHPEEGRVVPAPRGN; this is encoded by the coding sequence GTGCTTTTCACCAAAGACCTCAAGGGGCACGGGAGCCACGCCGACAAAGGATGCGTGACTACCCTTGCGCACACGATGATGACCTCCGCCCGCCCCGTCGAGTCCGGCCTCGGCGCCCCGGGCGACCTCGACCGCTACCCCTACGCGGAGGCGCCCGGAGCCGACCGCGTCGGACCGCCCGTCTGGGAGGCGACGGAGGAGCTCGGCCGGGTCGGCCGCCGGGCCGCCGGCAGCCGCGGGCGCGGACTGCACGGCCAGCTCGTCCAGCAGCTCGGCCAGATGATCGTCTCCGGCGACCTCGGCGCCGACCGCCCCCTCGTCCCCGAGGAGATCGGCCAGCGCTTCGAGGTGTCGCGCACCGTGGTCCGCGAGTCGCTGCGCGTACTGGAGGCCAAGGGCCTGGTCAGCGCCCGCCCCAACGTCGGCACCCGGGTCCGTCCGGTCAGCGACTGGAACCTGCTCGACCCCGACATCATCGAGTGGCGCGCCTTCGGCCCGCAGCGCGACGACCAGCGCCGCGAGCTCAACCAGCTGCGCTGGACCATCGAGCCGCTGGCCGCCCGGCTCGCCGCCGGTCACGGCCGCGAGGACATCCAGCAGCGCCTCGCCGACATGGTCGAGATCATGAGCCACGCGTACGCGCAGGGTGACGGGATCACCTTCTCGCGCGCCGACGCCGAGTTCCACGCCCTGCTGATCCAGCTCGCCGGCAACCGCATGCTGGAGCACCTGTCCGGCATCGTCGGCGCCGCCCTCCAGGTCTCCGGCGCCCCCGCCACCGGCTGTGACCGGCCGAGCGAGAGCTGCCTCGCGCACCACGCCCGGATCGTCGACGCGCTGGCCGCCGGCGACGCGAACGGCGCCGAGGCCGCCATGCGGCAGCTGCTGACCGTCCACCCCGAGGAGGGGCGCGTCGTGCCGGCCCCGCGCGGGAACTGA
- a CDS encoding RNA polymerase sigma factor, producing MSASTSRTLPPEIAESESVMALIERGKADGQIAGDDVRRAFEADQIPPTQWKNVLRSLNQILEEEGVTLMVSAAESPKRARKSVAAKSPAKRTATKTVTARTTVTKTVSAATAAPAAESADPADEAGAPAKKAAAKKTAAKKTVAKKAAVKKTAAKKTAAKKDDEELLEGEELLEDVAPGKDEEESEGESKGFVLSDEDEDDAPAQQVAVAGATADPVKDYLKQIGKVPLLNAEQEVELAKRIEAGLFAEDKLANSDKIAPKLKRELEIIAEDGRRAKNHLLEANLRLVVSLAKRYTGRGMLFLDLIQEGNLGLIRAVEKFDYTKGYKFSTYATWWIRQAITRAMADQARTIRIPVHMVEVINKLARVQRQMLQDLGREPTPEELAKELDMTPEKVIEVQKYGREPISLHTPLGEDGDSEFGDLIEDSEAVVPADAVSFTLLQEQLHSVLDTLSEREAGVVSMRFGLTDGQPKTLDEIGKVYGVTRERIRQIESKTMSKLRHPSRSQVLRDYLD from the coding sequence GTGTCGGCCAGCACATCCCGTACGCTCCCGCCGGAGATCGCCGAGTCCGAGTCTGTGATGGCGCTCATCGAGCGGGGAAAGGCTGATGGGCAGATCGCCGGCGATGACGTGCGTCGGGCCTTCGAGGCCGACCAGATTCCGCCAACCCAGTGGAAGAATGTTCTGCGCAGCCTCAATCAGATCCTCGAGGAAGAGGGTGTGACGCTGATGGTCAGTGCAGCGGAGTCGCCGAAGCGCGCCCGCAAGAGCGTCGCAGCGAAGAGCCCGGCCAAGCGCACCGCCACCAAGACCGTCACCGCCAGGACGACCGTGACGAAGACCGTCTCGGCCGCCACCGCGGCCCCGGCGGCCGAGAGCGCGGATCCGGCCGACGAGGCCGGGGCGCCGGCCAAGAAGGCCGCGGCCAAGAAGACCGCCGCGAAGAAGACGGTGGCGAAGAAGGCCGCCGTCAAGAAGACCGCCGCCAAGAAGACCGCGGCGAAGAAGGACGACGAAGAGCTGCTCGAGGGCGAGGAGCTGCTCGAGGACGTCGCTCCCGGCAAGGACGAGGAGGAGTCCGAGGGCGAGAGCAAGGGCTTCGTCCTGTCCGACGAGGACGAGGACGACGCGCCCGCTCAGCAGGTCGCCGTCGCCGGTGCCACCGCGGACCCGGTGAAGGACTACCTCAAGCAGATCGGCAAGGTCCCGCTGCTCAACGCCGAGCAGGAGGTCGAGCTCGCCAAGCGCATCGAGGCCGGTCTGTTCGCCGAGGACAAGCTGGCGAACTCCGACAAGATCGCCCCCAAGCTCAAGCGCGAGCTGGAGATCATCGCCGAGGACGGGCGCCGCGCCAAGAACCACCTCCTGGAGGCCAACCTCCGTCTGGTGGTCTCGCTGGCCAAGCGCTACACCGGCCGCGGCATGCTCTTCCTGGACCTGATCCAGGAGGGCAACCTGGGTCTGATCCGCGCCGTCGAGAAGTTCGACTACACCAAGGGCTACAAGTTCTCCACGTACGCCACCTGGTGGATCCGTCAGGCGATCACCCGCGCCATGGCCGACCAGGCCCGCACCATCCGTATCCCGGTGCACATGGTCGAGGTCATCAACAAGCTCGCCCGTGTGCAGCGCCAGATGCTCCAGGACCTGGGCCGCGAGCCCACCCCGGAGGAGCTGGCCAAGGAACTCGACATGACCCCGGAGAAGGTCATCGAGGTCCAGAAGTACGGCCGCGAGCCGATCTCGCTGCACACCCCGCTGGGCGAGGACGGCGACAGCGAGTTCGGTGACCTCATCGAGGACTCCGAGGCGGTCGTCCCGGCCGACGCGGTCAGCTTCACGCTGCTCCAGGAGCAGCTGCACTCCGTCCTCGACACGCTCTCCGAGCGCGAGGCCGGCGTCGTCTCCATGCGCTTCGGCCTGACCGACGGCCAGCCGAAGACGCTCGACGAGATCGGCAAGGTCTACGGCGTGACGCGTGAGCGCATCCGTCAGATCGAGTCGAAGACGATGTCGAAGCTGCGTCACCCGTCCCGCTCGCAGGTGCTGCGCGACTACCTCGACTGA
- a CDS encoding serine protease: protein MRRPITRALTGVLGLIAAAAGPLGTAGTAHADSVVVGGQPAGITESPWVVALSSRDRFGGTRAGQFCGGVVVAPTKVLTAAHCLGREVLGGTPGQLSDFSVIAGRTSLRGHGGREVRVADTWVNPDYDPSTNSGDLAVLTLARALPESYAIEPARPGDAALAEGTAANVYGWGDTTGNGTYAMSLRSARVRVLPDTACERAYPGGDGAAYRGDTMLCAGDPRGGHDACQGDSGGPLVARGRLIGLVSWGSGCGQAENPGVYTRVSALLPRHF from the coding sequence ATGCGTCGTCCCATCACCCGTGCCTTGACCGGAGTCCTGGGCCTGATCGCGGCGGCGGCCGGGCCGCTCGGCACGGCCGGGACCGCGCACGCCGACAGCGTCGTGGTCGGCGGGCAGCCGGCCGGGATCACCGAGTCGCCGTGGGTCGTGGCCCTGTCCAGCCGTGACCGGTTCGGGGGTACCCGGGCGGGGCAGTTCTGCGGCGGCGTCGTGGTGGCCCCCACCAAGGTGCTCACCGCCGCGCACTGCCTGGGCCGCGAGGTGCTCGGCGGGACGCCGGGGCAGCTGTCCGACTTCTCGGTGATCGCCGGACGCACCTCGCTGCGCGGGCACGGCGGCCGGGAGGTGCGGGTGGCGGACACCTGGGTGAACCCGGACTACGACCCGTCGACCAACTCGGGCGATCTGGCGGTGCTCACGCTCGCGAGGGCGCTGCCCGAGTCGTACGCGATCGAGCCCGCCCGCCCGGGCGACGCTGCGCTCGCGGAGGGCACGGCGGCCAACGTGTACGGCTGGGGCGACACGACGGGCAACGGGACGTACGCGATGTCGCTGCGCTCGGCGCGGGTGCGGGTGCTGCCGGACACGGCCTGCGAGCGGGCGTATCCGGGCGGCGACGGTGCCGCGTACCGCGGCGACACCATGCTGTGCGCGGGGGATCCCCGCGGGGGCCATGACGCCTGTCAGGGCGACAGCGGCGGGCCGCTGGTGGCCCGGGGCCGGCTGATCGGCCTGGTGTCCTGGGGGAGCGGCTGCGGGCAGGCGGAGAACCCCGGTGTCTACACCCGGGTCTCGGCGCTGCTGCCGCGGCACTTCTGA
- a CDS encoding type IIA DNA topoisomerase subunit B, translating into MTAETSVPSSALLTADRDGSNYTARHLLVLEGLEAVRKRPGMYIGSTDSRGLMHCLWEIIDNSVDEALGGYCDHIDVILHDDGSVEVRDNGRGIPVDVEPKTGLSGVEVVMTKLHAGGKFGGGSYAASGGLHGVGASVVNALSARLDVEVDRNGATHAISFRRGVPGMFTEQGPDSPFDPSGGLLKGKRVPKTRTGTRVRYWADRQIFLKDAKLSLDTLHQRARQTAFLVPGLTIVVRDERDLEGIGKSEETFRFDGGISEFCEFLAQDKAVCDVLRLTGQGTFKETVPVLDDRGHMTPTEVTRELGVDVALRWGTGYDTTVRSFVNIIATPKGGTHVSGFEQAITKTVNEVLRSAKLLRVAEDDIVKDDALEGLTAVVTVRLAEPQFEGQTKEVLGTSAARRIVATVVARELKAFLTSTKRDAKAQARAVLEKAVAAARTRIAARQHKEAQRRKTALESSSLPAKLADCRSDDVERSELFIVEGDSALGTAKLARNSEFQALLPIRGKILNVQKSSVSDMLKNAECGAIIQVIGAGSGRTFDIDAARYGKVIMMTDADVDGSHIRTLLLTLFQRYMRPMVEQGRVFAAVPPLHRIELVQPKKGQDKYVYTYSDNELRQTLLEFERKGVRYKDAIQRYKGLGEMDADQLAETTMDPRHRTLRRINIGDLEAAEQVFDLLMGNDVAPRKEFITSSAATLDRSRIDA; encoded by the coding sequence GTGACCGCCGAGACGTCCGTGCCGTCCAGTGCGCTGCTGACCGCAGACCGTGACGGTTCCAACTACACCGCTCGGCACCTGCTCGTCCTCGAAGGGCTCGAAGCCGTCCGCAAGCGACCCGGCATGTACATCGGGTCGACCGACAGCCGCGGCCTGATGCACTGCCTCTGGGAGATCATCGACAACTCCGTCGACGAGGCCCTCGGCGGCTACTGCGACCACATCGACGTCATCCTCCACGACGACGGCTCCGTCGAGGTCCGCGACAACGGACGCGGCATCCCCGTCGACGTCGAGCCCAAGACCGGTCTGTCCGGCGTCGAGGTCGTCATGACCAAGCTGCACGCCGGCGGCAAGTTCGGCGGCGGCTCGTACGCGGCCTCCGGCGGTCTGCACGGCGTCGGCGCCTCCGTGGTGAACGCGCTCTCCGCCCGCCTCGACGTCGAGGTCGACCGCAACGGCGCCACGCACGCCATCAGCTTCCGCCGCGGCGTCCCCGGCATGTTCACCGAGCAGGGCCCCGACAGCCCCTTCGACCCGTCCGGCGGCCTCCTCAAGGGCAAGCGCGTTCCCAAGACCCGGACCGGCACCCGCGTGCGCTACTGGGCGGACCGGCAGATCTTCCTCAAGGACGCCAAGCTCTCCCTGGACACGCTGCACCAGCGCGCCCGGCAGACCGCCTTCCTCGTCCCCGGCCTCACCATCGTGGTCCGCGACGAGCGCGACCTGGAGGGCATCGGCAAGAGCGAGGAGACCTTCCGCTTCGACGGCGGCATCAGCGAGTTCTGCGAGTTCCTCGCCCAGGACAAGGCCGTCTGCGACGTGCTGCGCCTCACCGGCCAGGGCACCTTCAAGGAGACCGTCCCGGTCCTCGACGACCGCGGCCACATGACCCCGACCGAGGTCACCCGCGAGCTCGGCGTCGACGTCGCCCTGCGCTGGGGCACCGGGTACGACACCACGGTCCGCTCCTTCGTGAACATCATCGCCACGCCCAAGGGCGGCACCCATGTGTCCGGCTTCGAGCAGGCGATCACCAAGACGGTCAACGAGGTGCTGCGCTCGGCCAAGCTGCTGCGCGTCGCCGAGGACGACATCGTCAAGGACGACGCCCTCGAAGGCCTCACCGCCGTCGTCACCGTGCGCCTCGCCGAGCCGCAGTTCGAGGGTCAGACCAAGGAGGTGCTCGGCACCTCCGCGGCCCGCCGGATCGTGGCCACCGTGGTCGCCCGCGAGCTGAAGGCCTTCCTGACCTCCACCAAGCGGGACGCCAAGGCCCAGGCCCGCGCCGTCCTGGAGAAGGCCGTCGCCGCCGCCCGTACCCGGATCGCGGCCCGCCAGCACAAGGAGGCGCAGCGCAGGAAGACCGCCCTGGAGTCCTCCTCGCTGCCCGCCAAGCTCGCCGACTGCCGCAGCGACGACGTGGAGCGCAGCGAGCTCTTCATCGTCGAGGGAGACTCCGCGCTCGGCACCGCCAAGCTCGCCCGCAACAGCGAGTTCCAGGCGCTGCTGCCGATCCGCGGAAAGATCCTCAACGTCCAGAAATCCTCCGTCTCGGACATGCTCAAGAACGCCGAGTGCGGAGCGATCATCCAGGTCATAGGAGCGGGCTCGGGCCGCACCTTCGACATCGACGCCGCGCGGTACGGAAAGGTCATCATGATGACCGACGCCGACGTCGACGGCTCCCACATCCGCACCCTGCTGCTGACCCTGTTCCAGCGCTACATGCGCCCCATGGTCGAGCAGGGCCGGGTCTTCGCCGCCGTGCCGCCGCTGCACCGGATCGAGCTGGTCCAGCCCAAGAAGGGCCAGGACAAGTACGTGTACACGTACTCGGACAACGAGCTGCGGCAGACCCTGCTCGAGTTCGAGCGCAAGGGCGTCCGCTACAAGGACGCCATCCAGCGCTACAAGGGCCTCGGCGAGATGGACGCCGACCAGCTGGCGGAGACCACCATGGACCCCCGCCACCGCACCCTGCGCCGGATCAACATCGGCGACCTGGAGGCGGCCGAGCAGGTCTTCGACCTGCTCATGGGCAACGACGTGGCGCCCCGCAAGGAGTTCATCACCAGCTCCGCCGCGACCCTGGACCGCTCGCGCATCGACGCCTGA
- a CDS encoding DUF485 domain-containing protein, producing the protein MEKHDGSGSAEVRIDDPWYDELAAGWGEHDGDGTPPGAVPHQQAPAPADGHSAADVYLEVQRSPAFQEVRRRYRRFVFPASLAFLLWYLAYVVAATAAPGLMARPVTGAVNVAMVAGLGQFATTFLLTWAYARHARLRRDRAALELRWDTQEMTRGVRR; encoded by the coding sequence GTGGAGAAGCACGACGGGAGCGGATCCGCGGAGGTGCGGATCGACGACCCCTGGTACGACGAGCTCGCCGCCGGCTGGGGCGAGCATGACGGGGACGGGACGCCGCCCGGCGCCGTCCCCCACCAGCAGGCCCCGGCCCCGGCCGACGGCCACAGCGCCGCGGACGTCTATCTGGAGGTCCAGCGGAGCCCCGCCTTCCAGGAAGTGCGCCGCCGATACCGCCGCTTCGTCTTCCCGGCCTCGCTCGCCTTCCTGCTCTGGTACCTGGCGTACGTCGTGGCCGCCACCGCCGCCCCCGGTCTGATGGCCCGCCCGGTGACCGGTGCGGTCAACGTCGCCATGGTCGCCGGACTCGGCCAGTTCGCCACCACCTTCCTGCTGACCTGGGCCTACGCCCGGCACGCCCGGCTGCGCCGGGACCGGGCCGCGCTCGAACTGCGCTGGGACACCCAGGAGATGACCCGGGGGGTGCGGCGATGA
- a CDS encoding cation acetate symporter yields MTGDHQTLALLLFSAFIAVTLGITTWVSRNRHGSAEEFYAGGRLFSPLENGFAIAGDYMSAASFLGISGLIALFGYDGMLYSVGFLVAWLVVLLLVAELVRNCGRFTLADVVAARMAERPVRIAVGTSSVAVSVLYLVAQMVGAGSLVALLLGGTSDAARAWTVIGVGALMVVYVSLGGMRATTWIQIVKAVLLMAGTIALTVLVLLRFHFDVDQLLSTAAERSGHGRDFLAPGLRYGGDWTARVDFVSLGLALVLGTAGLPHILSRFYTVPTARAARRSVVWSIALIGGFYLMTIVLGFGAAALVGPDTVRASNAAGNTAVPLLALDLGGGAGSTGGTVLFAVVAAVAFATILAVVAGITLASSASVAHDLYASLRRRGSAKEHSEVAVAKLAAAGIGVAAIGLGLLARDLNVAFLVGLAFAVAASANLPALLYSLFWRRFTTRGAVWSVYGGLVPAVLLVVVSPVVSGSPESLFPGVDFQLFPLQNPGVVSIPLGFLAGWLGTVTSPEPPDEARHAETEVRALTGAGAV; encoded by the coding sequence ATGACCGGAGACCACCAGACCCTGGCGCTGCTGCTGTTCAGCGCGTTCATCGCGGTCACCCTCGGCATCACCACCTGGGTCAGCCGCAACCGGCACGGCTCCGCCGAGGAGTTCTACGCCGGCGGACGGCTCTTCTCGCCCCTGGAGAACGGATTCGCCATCGCCGGCGACTACATGTCCGCCGCCTCCTTCCTCGGCATCTCCGGCCTCATCGCGCTCTTCGGCTACGACGGCATGCTCTACTCCGTCGGCTTCCTCGTCGCCTGGCTCGTCGTGCTCCTGCTGGTCGCCGAACTCGTCCGCAACTGCGGTCGCTTCACCCTCGCCGACGTCGTCGCCGCCCGGATGGCCGAGCGACCGGTCCGGATCGCCGTCGGCACCTCCTCCGTCGCCGTCTCCGTGCTCTATCTGGTGGCGCAGATGGTCGGCGCCGGCAGCCTGGTCGCCCTGCTGCTCGGCGGCACCAGCGACGCCGCCCGCGCCTGGACCGTGATCGGCGTCGGCGCGCTGATGGTCGTGTACGTGTCGCTCGGCGGCATGCGCGCCACCACCTGGATCCAGATCGTCAAGGCCGTGCTGCTCATGGCCGGCACCATCGCCCTCACCGTGCTGGTCCTGCTGCGCTTCCACTTCGACGTCGACCAGCTGCTCAGCACCGCCGCCGAACGCAGCGGCCACGGCCGGGACTTCCTCGCGCCCGGGCTGCGCTACGGCGGCGACTGGACCGCCCGGGTCGACTTCGTCAGCCTCGGCCTCGCGCTCGTCCTCGGCACCGCCGGACTGCCGCACATCCTCTCGCGCTTCTACACCGTGCCCACCGCGCGGGCCGCCCGCCGCTCCGTCGTCTGGTCCATCGCCCTCATCGGCGGCTTCTACCTGATGACGATCGTCCTCGGCTTCGGCGCCGCCGCCCTCGTCGGCCCCGACACCGTCCGCGCCTCCAACGCCGCCGGCAACACCGCCGTGCCGCTGCTCGCCCTCGACCTCGGCGGCGGGGCCGGATCCACCGGCGGCACCGTCCTGTTCGCGGTCGTCGCCGCCGTCGCCTTCGCGACCATCCTCGCCGTGGTCGCCGGCATCACCCTCGCCTCCTCGGCCTCCGTCGCGCACGACCTCTACGCCTCGCTGCGCCGCCGCGGGAGCGCCAAGGAGCACAGCGAGGTGGCCGTCGCCAAGCTCGCCGCCGCGGGCATCGGGGTCGCCGCGATCGGCCTCGGCCTGCTCGCCCGCGACCTCAACGTGGCCTTCCTGGTCGGCCTCGCCTTCGCCGTCGCCGCCTCCGCCAATCTGCCCGCGCTGCTCTACTCGCTGTTCTGGCGGCGCTTCACCACCCGGGGCGCGGTCTGGTCGGTGTACGGCGGCCTCGTCCCCGCCGTGCTGCTCGTGGTGGTCTCACCGGTCGTCTCCGGCAGCCCCGAATCGCTGTTCCCCGGCGTCGACTTCCAGCTCTTCCCGCTGCAGAACCCCGGGGTGGTCTCCATCCCGCTGGGCTTCCTCGCGGGCTGGCTCGGCACCGTGACCTCCCCGGAACCCCCGGACGAGGCCCGGCACGCCGAGACGGAGGTACGGGCGCTCACGGGCGCGGGAGCGGTCTGA
- a CDS encoding response regulator, giving the protein MIDVLVVDDDVRVAQVNAAYVAKVPGFRVAGVAHSAAEALAALTAPAPAVDLVLLDHYLPDGNGLAVVRELRALGRQTDVIMVTAARDVATVQAAMRHGALQYLVKPFGFAGLRAKLEAYAALRRTLDGGGEAEQAEVDRIFGALSAGPVVPDLPKGHSPTTAELVRQVLLAADGPLSAQEIAERAGVSRQTAQRYLKLLERTGRVRLSLKYGETGRPEHRYAWAGPATAR; this is encoded by the coding sequence GTGATCGACGTCCTGGTCGTCGACGACGACGTACGGGTGGCCCAGGTCAACGCCGCCTACGTGGCCAAGGTGCCGGGCTTCCGGGTGGCCGGCGTCGCCCACTCGGCTGCGGAGGCGCTGGCCGCGCTGACCGCGCCCGCGCCCGCCGTGGACCTGGTGCTGCTCGACCACTACCTGCCGGACGGCAACGGTCTCGCGGTGGTACGCGAGCTGCGCGCCCTCGGCCGCCAGACCGACGTGATCATGGTGACCGCGGCGCGTGACGTGGCGACCGTCCAGGCGGCGATGCGGCACGGGGCGCTGCAGTACCTGGTGAAGCCGTTCGGCTTCGCCGGCCTCCGGGCCAAGCTGGAGGCGTACGCGGCGCTGCGCCGCACCCTCGACGGCGGCGGCGAGGCGGAACAGGCCGAGGTGGACCGGATCTTCGGCGCCCTGTCCGCCGGCCCCGTCGTCCCGGACCTGCCCAAGGGCCACTCCCCCACCACGGCCGAGCTGGTGCGGCAGGTGCTGCTCGCCGCGGACGGGCCGCTGTCGGCGCAGGAGATCGCCGAGCGGGCCGGGGTGAGCCGCCAGACCGCCCAGCGCTACCTCAAGCTCCTGGAGCGCACCGGCCGGGTGCGGCTCTCCCTGAAGTACGGCGAGACGGGCCGCCCCGAGCACCGCTACGCATGGGCGGGCCCGGCAACGGCCCGCTGA